Below is a genomic region from Candidatus Stygibacter australis.
CCGATCAAAAAGTCTCTTTCTTGTATCCACTATATTCTCCTTCATTGAATCTTATATGTCAGTTTTGATTATTCTCTAAATGCTGGCAATATTTTTGTCAATGAGCATGCAATCCATGTAAAAATAACCTGAGCTTTTAATGTTTCATTATCCCTGTTAACACTGTTTATCCTGATGACAAATGTATTAAACAAACGAATCTCATAGAAAAATGCGAAAAGTATAAAAATATTCCTTAAATCACAAAAATATTATGTAAACTTGCATAACACTTACATAAGTATCACGAAAATATAATATTAAGGCTATTAGATGTCTATTTATAAGTAAGAAGTGGAACAACAAAGCACGTAGTGACATTTTTTTGTTATATTGTGCTTTGTTGTTACACCTGTTTCGCACTTGGAAGTCTTAAAATAGATACTGAAAAGCCGTAAAATAATAATATAACTATTTGAAATGCGAGTTGAATGGGAAGATCTGCATATACAAAATGTTTGATTTGACACCGCTCAATGCCAAATCCGACAATGCAAAGTTTTAAATCTGATCCTTCTCAATTCTTAAATTGAAGCGATATTTCAAGAGATAAATAATTCCTGCTTACGTTAGAGATTTCATGCTAAAGATTTGCATCTGGAGAGGTGGCAATAAAAGTGTATAAGATACTATATTAAGTGAAAATAGATTGACATTTAGAAGTATTGGAAAAAATTCTGTTCTGCTGAGGATTAATATGAATGTGATAAGAAGTTCGAGTGGCTGGATTGAAGTGATAACGGGCAGTATGTTCAGTGGTAAAACTGAAGAGCTGATACGCAGAGTGCGCAGGACGCAATATGCGCAGCAAAAGTGCCAGGTATTCAAGCCAGAGATAGATGACCGATATGAGACGGAATACATAGTATCTCATAACCAGATGAAGGCGTCATCTGTACGAGTGAGCAGCGCTCACGAAATAAGCGGTTTGGTGGAACTGGATACCGAGGTGGTGGCAATTGATGAAGTGCAGTTTTTTGGTGATGAGATAGTGGAATTGTGCCAGGAGCTTGCAGACGCAGGAAAGCGTGTGATTATTGCTGGTCTTGATCAGGATTATCGGGGTTTACCTTTTGGACCGATGCCGGCATTAATGGCAATAGCAGAATATGTGACCAAGAATCTGGCAATTTGCGTAAAATGCGGAAATCCGGCAAACCGGACGCAGCGTTTACATGGTGGAACAGATACTGTTCTGGTAGGAGCAGATGAAATATATGAAGCGCGATGCAGAA
It encodes:
- a CDS encoding thymidine kinase, producing MNVIRSSSGWIEVITGSMFSGKTEELIRRVRRTQYAQQKCQVFKPEIDDRYETEYIVSHNQMKASSVRVSSAHEISGLVELDTEVVAIDEVQFFGDEIVELCQELADAGKRVIIAGLDQDYRGLPFGPMPALMAIAEYVTKNLAICVKCGNPANRTQRLHGGTDTVLVGADEIYEARCRNCHEVIESGEETK